From Actinomyces procaprae:
GGTAAGTACCCGCCGTGGCAACATCACCGGAGGCGGCAGACGTAGCCGTCTCCTCGGCGGACGCACCCTCCGCCCCCTCATCCGCCTCTGCGGCGGAGGGGTCCCCACTCGGCTCCTCAGTCGGCTCCGCGGCCGTCGGCGAAGCCGTGGCCGCCTCAGTCGCAGTGGCCGAGGCACTTGCCGCGGCAGTGGCTGCGGGCGCACAGTGCGATGAGGCGACATTGCCGTCCCAAATCAGGGTGGCGGCAGCCGCGTCCCCGGAGGCCACGAGCAGGCGGCGGCTGGTGGGAGTGAAGGGGCATGCCGTCGACTCCCAGACCGTCTGGTTCCCGGATGTGATGACGGCACCGATGTGCTCGCCGCCCAGGTCCAGCAGGCAGGCCTCGGAACCGGTGTTGTTCACGGTGACATTCAGTGTCACGCCACTGCCGCTGGCCACGGACTCGGGTGAGGTGAAGGTGACGTCCAGGTCCTCGGCCTTGCAGTCGCCGGGGTTGGGGTAGGTGGTGGCCGTCTGCGCGGCCGCCTGATCATCCTGCGCGCGGATCGTGTTGCGCACCCACATCGCGGCCGACAGGATCCCGCCGGACACCCCGGCGAGCAGGGCGACGCCGAGCACCAGTACCAGCAGGCGGCGCAGCCCGTAGCGCGGCCGCCGAGGCGGCGCCGGACGACGCCCGCCAGTCCGCCCGCGCCCACTCGTCTGAGCGCGTCCCGCCGAGGAGGAGCTTGTGCGCCCCGCCCCGGCCCTGCCCCCGCGAGCGCCTGGCCCGCCCGCCGAGCGGCCGACGCCGGAGCGCGACGCCGAGCGGGCGGCCTGGCTGCGGCCCTGCCGACCCGGCCGGCTGCCGGGGCGGCCGTCCTGGGTGGTGACGGTCCGCTGTGCGCGGGCCCTGCCGCGGGGCGTCTGCCGCGAGCTCGCCCGGACGGGGCCCGAGCCGACGGCGCCGCTCCTCGAAGCTCCCGAAGTGCTGCCGCCCGATCTGGCCGGTCCGGCACCGGTGGGCTTGGTCCCGCCGCCCGACGACGGCGTCCGCCGGGTGCCGCTGGAACGTCCCGACTGAGCACGGCCGCCCGCGTTACGGCCTGCGCTACGGCCCGAATTACGACCCGTATTGCGACCGCGTGCACCGCGGGAGCCCCCGCCCGTGTTCCGTCCCTGCGCCATGGGTCCGACTGTACCGGCGCCCGGCCCGCACCCCGGTCAGCGCCCCGCCCGGCACCGCCTACCGGCGTCCCGCACCCGCTTATCGATCAGCTGTCGGGTGCACGCCGGGGGATCGGGAGGCTGCCGTCCTCAATCGTCCAGTTCCAGCAGCATGCGGGTGTTGCCCAGCGTGTTGGGCTTGGCGCGAGCCAGGTCGAGGAACTCCGCGACTCCGTCGTCATGGCTGCGCAGCATCTCCACGAAGATGTCGGTCCCCACGGGAGTGCCCTGAATCTCCTTGAAGCCGTGCGCGGCGAAGAAGTCCACCTCGAAGGTCAGGCAGAACACGCGCCGCAGCCCCAGGGTGCGGGCACGGTCGAGCAGGTTGCTCAGGATCGCGTGGCCGACGCCGTGGTGCAGGTGGTCGCGACGCACCGCCAGGGTGCGCACCTCGGCGATGTCGTCCCACATGACGTGCAGCGCGCCGCAGCCGATCAGGCCGGATTCCTCCGCCCCCTCGAGCCGCCCCGCGCCCTCCGCCACGGTGAACTCCTGAATGTCCTCGAAGTAGTTGATCAGGTCCTTCCCGATCAGGATGCGTCGCTCCGCGTACGGGCGCACGAGCTCGGCGATGGCGCGCGCGTCGGCGGGGCGCGCCGGCCGCAGCACGGTGCGGAACGCGGCGTCCTGGAAGCGGTCGGGCAGGCGGCCGCCGTCGTCGCTCGCGGACACGGCGAGCGGCGGCGTCGCCGCGGGGCGCGCCGACCCCGCAGCCGACCCGCCCACCGGGGCCTGAGTCGTCGCTCCGGCCTCCGCCCCCGGCTCAGCGCTGCCGGTGCTGTCCGTGTTGCGCATGCTGCCCATATTCGCGCTTCTCCTTCCGTGCTGCCAGCGCCAGCACCGCGCGGGCGGTCGCGTCATCCACCACCAGGTTGGTGGCCACGCGCGCCCGCAGCGCCGCCAGCAGGGCACGCGCCTTGCCGACACCCGCCACAACGCACAGTCTGCGAGGAATCCGGGACAACTGTGCGGGAGTCGGGCCGGTGGCCCGCCCATTGAGGGAGACATCACGCCAGGTACCGTCCTGGCGCAGCATGACGGTGCACACGTCGCCGACGACGCCGTCGCGCCGCAGCAGCTCCCGGTCCTTCTCAGTCAGGTGGCCGCCGCTGTAGACCTGGCTGGGCAGCGCCGCCGCCGGGTCAAGCGACCCGACGCCGAAGACCGCCAGACTCGCCCGGTCCGCCAGCGCCAGCACGCGCCGAACCGAGCGCTCGGACCACATGGCCTCGCGGGTGGCGGCATGGTCGAAGAAGGCCGGGACGGGGAATGCCACCGCCCGCGCCCCGAGCCGCTCAGCGAAGTCGGCCAGCACCTCCCCCACATTCGGCCCGTCGCCCTCAGGCGCGGTCGCGCCATTGAGCTGCACCACCGTCAGCCCCGGCACGCGCCTGCGGGGCAGGGCCGCACAGACCTCCGACATGGTGGTGCCCCAGGCAGTGCCCAGCACCCCGTTCTCCGGGGCGAGCGCCACCAGTTCCTCGGCCGCCACGGCGGCGACCTGCTCGAGCCGGTGAATCTCAGTGGTTCCCTCACGCACCGGCACGATGCGCGCCGCTATGTTGAAGTTGTCCCGCAGCGCCGCCTCCAGGGTGCCCGCGCCCCCGGGAGCAGTCAGGGTGATGCGCACAATGCCGTCGGCCCGTGCGCGAGCGAGCAGCCGGGAGACCGTCGAGCGTGAAACACCCAGGTGGCGGGCGATCACGTCCATGGTCTCCCCCTGCACGTAGTACATCGAGGCCGCCTCGTAGCACCGGCCGAGCGGAATCGTGTTGCCGGTCCCCTCCGTCATCCACTCCCCCTGTCACCCAAGGAACTGCACGTTCGTGCAGAATCATTGCCCATTATCGCATGGAGCGGTGATGCTGGGAGCACGGCCGCCTACGAAGCGTAGGCAATACTTTCTATCCGCCTTATAGGAGGCTTCCATGCGCAACACCGCCCTCACCGCAGCCCAGCGTCAAGACGCCCTGGAGGCCATGTCCAGCGGAGAGGGCCTGGACGTGCTCGTCGTCGGCGGGGGCGTGACGGGCGCCGGCATCGCCCTGGACGCCGCCGCCCGCGGGCTGCGCACCGGCATCGTAGAGATGGGTGACTGGGCCTCGGGGACATCGTCCTGGTCCTCCAAGCTCGTCCACGGCGGCCTGCGCTACCTCTACCAGCTGGACTTCGCGCTGGTGCACGAGGCCCTGACCGAGCGCGGCCGCCTGCTGACCACCACGGCGCCGCACCTGGTCAAGGCCCAGCCGTTCCTGTGGCCGCTCAAGCACCACTACGAGCGCTCCTACTCCGCCGTCGGAGTGGGCATGTACGACGCCCTGGCCATCGCGGGAGCCCGCGGGCACCAGACGGTCCCGGTGCAGAAGCACCTGGGCCGCAGAGGCACCCGCGCCCTGGCCCCCGCCCTGAACCCGGACAAGCTGGTCGGGGCGATCCGCTTCTACGACGCCCGCGTCGACGACTCCCGGCTGGTCATCGACCTGGTGCGCACCGCCGTCGGCCTGGGGGCACACGCCGCCGGCCGCACCAAGGTGACCGGCTTCCTCAAGGACGACCACGGCGCCGTCATCGGCGCGGCCGTCACCGATCTGGAGACCGGCCAGTCCCGCAGCATCCGCGCCGCCCGCACCATCAACGCCACCGGAGTGTGGACCGAGGCCACCCAGGACCTGGCCACCGACGCCGGCGGGCTGAAGGTGCTCGCCTCCAAGGGCATCCACATCGTGGTCCCCAAGGAGGCCATCGACGCCGAGACCGGCATCTTCCTGCGCACCGAGAAGTCCGTGCTGTTCATCATCCCCTGGCAGCGGTACTGGGTCATCGGCACCACCGACACCCCCTGGACCGAGGACGTCGCCAAGCCTGTGGCTACCGCCGCCGACGTCGACTACGTGCTCGACCACGCCAACGAGGTGCTCTCCCGCCCGCTTACGCGCGCGGACATCATCGGCGTCTACGCCGGCCTGCGCCCGCTGCTGCAGCCGCAGCTGCGGCCCGGCGCCCAGGCCGCCAGCACGAAGGTCTCCCGCGAGCACACGGTCACCCGGGTGGCCCCCGGGCTGACGGCGATCGCCGGCGGCAAGCTGACCACCTACCGGGTCATGGCGGCCGACGCCGTCGACCACGCCCTCGGCGAGGCCCTGGCCCACGCCCACCCCTGCGCCACCGCCGAGCTGCCGCTGGTCGGCGCCGCCGGCTACCACGAGCTGGCCGCGCGGGCCGGGGACATCGCCCGCGAGCGCGGCTGGACCCTGGCCCGGGTCACGCACCTGCTGGACCGCTACGGTGACGAGCTGCCCGCACTCCTGGACGCCGTCGACACCCACGACGCCGTGGCCTCCGACGAACCTGCCTGGGGCGAGCCGCTCCCGGGTGCGCCCGCCTACCTGCGGGCGGAGGTCGCCTGGGCCGTCACCCATGAGGGCGCCGCCCACCTCGACGACGTGCTGCTGCGCCGGGTGCGCCTGGACCTGGAGCGCCGCGACCGGGGCCTGGGAGTCGCCGACGAGGTGCTCGCGGTGATGGCGCCGCTGCTGGACTGGAGTGAGGACCAGGTGGCGGCGGAGAGGGCGGCCTACGCCGAGCGGGTGGAGCAGCTGGCCGCTGCGGAGGCCGAGTCCACCGATGCGGCCGCCGTCGCCCACGTCAGCCGGGCGGTCTGAGCCCTCCGCACCCCACCCTCCGCACCCCGCCCTCCGCACCCCGCCGAGGTCGGTAGATATAACCACCGAGGTCGGTAGATATAACCACCG
This genomic window contains:
- a CDS encoding amino-acid N-acetyltransferase gives rise to the protein MGSMRNTDSTGSAEPGAEAGATTQAPVGGSAAGSARPAATPPLAVSASDDGGRLPDRFQDAAFRTVLRPARPADARAIAELVRPYAERRILIGKDLINYFEDIQEFTVAEGAGRLEGAEESGLIGCGALHVMWDDIAEVRTLAVRRDHLHHGVGHAILSNLLDRARTLGLRRVFCLTFEVDFFAAHGFKEIQGTPVGTDIFVEMLRSHDDGVAEFLDLARAKPNTLGNTRMLLELDD
- a CDS encoding glycerol-3-phosphate dehydrogenase/oxidase → MRNTALTAAQRQDALEAMSSGEGLDVLVVGGGVTGAGIALDAAARGLRTGIVEMGDWASGTSSWSSKLVHGGLRYLYQLDFALVHEALTERGRLLTTTAPHLVKAQPFLWPLKHHYERSYSAVGVGMYDALAIAGARGHQTVPVQKHLGRRGTRALAPALNPDKLVGAIRFYDARVDDSRLVIDLVRTAVGLGAHAAGRTKVTGFLKDDHGAVIGAAVTDLETGQSRSIRAARTINATGVWTEATQDLATDAGGLKVLASKGIHIVVPKEAIDAETGIFLRTEKSVLFIIPWQRYWVIGTTDTPWTEDVAKPVATAADVDYVLDHANEVLSRPLTRADIIGVYAGLRPLLQPQLRPGAQAASTKVSREHTVTRVAPGLTAIAGGKLTTYRVMAADAVDHALGEALAHAHPCATAELPLVGAAGYHELAARAGDIARERGWTLARVTHLLDRYGDELPALLDAVDTHDAVASDEPAWGEPLPGAPAYLRAEVAWAVTHEGAAHLDDVLLRRVRLDLERRDRGLGVADEVLAVMAPLLDWSEDQVAAERAAYAERVEQLAAAEAESTDAAAVAHVSRAV
- a CDS encoding sugar-binding transcriptional regulator codes for the protein MTEGTGNTIPLGRCYEAASMYYVQGETMDVIARHLGVSRSTVSRLLARARADGIVRITLTAPGGAGTLEAALRDNFNIAARIVPVREGTTEIHRLEQVAAVAAEELVALAPENGVLGTAWGTTMSEVCAALPRRRVPGLTVVQLNGATAPEGDGPNVGEVLADFAERLGARAVAFPVPAFFDHAATREAMWSERSVRRVLALADRASLAVFGVGSLDPAAALPSQVYSGGHLTEKDRELLRRDGVVGDVCTVMLRQDGTWRDVSLNGRATGPTPAQLSRIPRRLCVVAGVGKARALLAALRARVATNLVVDDATARAVLALAARKEKREYGQHAQHGQHRQR